A region of Desulfolithobacter dissulfuricans DNA encodes the following proteins:
- a CDS encoding carbohydrate kinase family protein, translated as MTQIRPVIFGEVLFDCYSDGTEVLGGAPFNVAWHLQGFGLLPVFISRIGKDRRGEMVVQAMSKWDMDTTFLQHDPDRPTGTVKVRLNNGEPTYEISPDDAYDHIKDEIPELPADAPVLYHGSLALRSQQSRDTLKKIKQQLNGDIFIDINLRHPWWKRDTALSLMEDASWVKMNKEEIEMLFPLHDSIDQKAKYMIEYFNLQILIITKGSKGSTVYLKEGEKLSFLPSPHIMVVDTVGAGDAFSAVFILGLIMGWPTQKIIHNAQEFASAIVGKRGATVSDRRFYTTFLSRWYTD; from the coding sequence ATGACACAAATACGGCCAGTTATCTTCGGAGAGGTGCTCTTTGACTGCTATTCCGATGGAACGGAAGTGCTTGGTGGCGCTCCATTTAATGTCGCGTGGCACCTGCAGGGCTTTGGATTGCTGCCCGTATTTATAAGCAGAATCGGCAAGGATAGAAGGGGGGAAATGGTTGTTCAGGCAATGTCCAAATGGGACATGGACACAACTTTTCTTCAACACGACCCAGACCGACCTACTGGCACGGTAAAGGTACGATTGAACAACGGTGAACCAACATATGAAATTTCACCTGATGATGCTTATGACCACATTAAGGATGAAATTCCGGAATTACCAGCAGATGCACCAGTTCTGTATCACGGGTCGCTGGCACTTAGATCTCAACAATCACGCGATACTTTAAAAAAAATAAAACAGCAATTAAACGGAGATATTTTTATCGATATAAATTTGCGTCATCCATGGTGGAAACGTGATACCGCACTGTCATTAATGGAAGATGCATCATGGGTAAAAATGAATAAGGAAGAAATAGAAATGCTTTTTCCTCTACATGATAGTATCGATCAAAAAGCAAAATATATGATCGAATATTTTAATCTACAGATCCTGATCATTACTAAGGGTAGCAAGGGATCAACAGTGTATCTCAAGGAAGGAGAAAAGTTATCCTTCTTGCCTTCACCACATATCATGGTTGTCGATACAGTTGGAGCAGGAGATGCTTTTAGTGCGGTATTTATTCTTGGCCTAATAATGGGATGGCCGACACAAAAAATTATCCATAATGCTCAAGAGTTCGCTTCAGCAATTGTTGGCAAGCGTGGAGCCACTGTTTCTGACCGTCGTTTTTATACTACGTTTCTATCCAGGTGGTATACAGATTGA
- a CDS encoding SH3 domain-containing protein, which translates to MLALLWYRKTRIRGKRIFFNSKKNTKDRLRLPKIKKNNRGNINVAVTVSVVFLVVLFAGYEQVFGSIRMVSIAKNSVNMRSGPGTQCKVLWELDKGYPLQVLRTKGNWYKVRDFEGDTGWVYRPLTSRKSYVVVKKNIINIRSGPGLRNPIIAKAHRGVVLRTIASVKGWVKVRHGRGVTGWVARRLVWGW; encoded by the coding sequence TTGCTTGCTCTTCTTTGGTATCGCAAAACACGGATACGGGGAAAAAGAATTTTTTTTAATTCAAAAAAGAATACAAAAGATCGCCTGCGGTTACCGAAAATTAAAAAGAATAATCGAGGCAATATAAATGTTGCAGTCACTGTTTCAGTGGTTTTTTTGGTGGTTTTGTTTGCCGGATACGAACAAGTCTTCGGTAGCATCAGGATGGTTTCTATAGCTAAAAATAGTGTCAATATGCGCAGTGGACCGGGAACGCAGTGCAAGGTGCTATGGGAGTTGGATAAAGGCTATCCTCTTCAAGTGCTGAGGACCAAGGGAAATTGGTATAAGGTCAGGGATTTTGAGGGAGATACCGGCTGGGTTTATCGACCGCTTACCTCGCGAAAATCCTATGTAGTTGTGAAGAAAAACATAATTAACATTCGATCCGGGCCGGGGCTACGGAATCCTATTATTGCCAAAGCACACAGGGGAGTGGTGCTGCGAACCATTGCCTCTGTAAAGGGATGGGTCAAAGTGCGTCACGGGCGTGGAGTTACCGGCTGGGTGGCAAGGCGTCTTGTCTGGGGATGGTAA
- a CDS encoding HAD-IIB family hydrolase: MEHTSGLYIQLFSIHGLIRGNMPELGRDADTGGQVKYVLDLARTLGEHDDVVQVDLVTRLIDDKTVGSDYARPIEPLSEKARIVRIQCGGKKYIRKELLWPHLEEFIDRVIRFIKLQNRVPDVFHGHYADGGYVAMELATAFDAPFIFTGHSLGRNKKAKLQADGLGEARINRQYKIDTRIQVEEEIMRRADLIITSTQQEIDQQYGLYENGSHDRFAVIPPGIDLDTFYPFYDLQLDSDLFNEEVKQIRFTLFNELHRFWAHPEKPFILALCRPDHRKNITGLLEAYGTSQELRTIANLAVFAGIRSNITTMEENEQAVLTDMLLQMDRYDLYGKLAIPKKNDFATEVPELYRICAESRGVFVNPALVEPFGLTLIEASACGLPIVATNDGGPAEIVANCDNGILVDAAKPEEIARALQSILVDDAKWTQFSNNGINGVRQHYSWRAHGEKTMQRIRPLLPEVIYPAKQAEPRAMYQAPVSFGRRLMNVEHLMITDIDNTLVGDKKSMMDLFSLLQEHRDDMAWGVATGRSLELTIEAMTEHNFLMPDILICSVGTEIYYGPDLRHDKGWQQHISWQWKPEKIKAALAPFDFLVFQEAEGQRSHKISYYLEEKENRLAMVRERLQEMKLRCQVIYSHGQFLDILPLRASKGKAINYLRYKFDFSPRHVMVAGDSGNDEDMISGPARGLVVGNHSQELESLRGKANIYFSKANYAAGIIDGLKHYGLI, from the coding sequence ATGGAGCACACTTCAGGTTTGTATATCCAACTCTTCAGTATTCATGGCTTGATTCGCGGAAATATGCCGGAGTTAGGTCGAGATGCCGATACCGGAGGCCAGGTGAAATATGTTTTGGATCTGGCCAGAACTCTTGGCGAACATGATGATGTGGTCCAGGTTGATCTTGTCACTCGGCTCATTGATGACAAGACGGTTGGTTCGGATTATGCCAGGCCCATTGAGCCACTTTCCGAAAAGGCACGGATTGTACGTATTCAATGTGGCGGTAAAAAATATATTCGAAAAGAATTGCTCTGGCCACATCTTGAGGAGTTCATCGACAGAGTAATTCGATTTATCAAGTTACAGAACAGGGTGCCGGACGTATTTCACGGGCACTATGCCGATGGAGGCTACGTGGCCATGGAACTTGCCACTGCCTTTGACGCCCCCTTTATCTTTACCGGTCATTCCCTGGGCAGGAACAAAAAAGCCAAGTTGCAGGCCGACGGCCTCGGTGAGGCCCGGATAAACAGACAATATAAAATTGATACCCGTATCCAGGTCGAGGAGGAGATCATGAGGCGAGCCGACCTCATCATTACCTCTACCCAGCAGGAGATTGATCAGCAGTACGGGCTGTATGAAAATGGCAGCCACGATCGTTTTGCTGTCATTCCACCGGGTATCGATCTGGATACTTTTTACCCCTTTTACGATCTTCAGCTCGACAGCGATCTTTTCAATGAGGAGGTCAAGCAGATAAGGTTCACCCTGTTCAATGAACTGCATCGCTTCTGGGCTCATCCTGAAAAACCATTTATTCTGGCACTGTGCCGACCTGATCATAGGAAAAATATAACTGGTCTGCTTGAGGCCTACGGGACAAGTCAGGAGTTAAGAACCATTGCCAACCTGGCGGTTTTTGCCGGCATTCGAAGCAATATTACGACGATGGAGGAAAATGAACAGGCGGTGCTTACCGATATGCTTCTGCAGATGGACCGGTATGACCTGTACGGTAAACTGGCAATTCCCAAAAAAAACGATTTTGCCACAGAAGTGCCGGAATTGTATCGGATTTGCGCAGAAAGTCGCGGTGTATTTGTCAATCCGGCTTTGGTAGAGCCTTTCGGACTTACCCTGATAGAGGCATCGGCCTGTGGTCTGCCGATTGTAGCGACGAATGACGGCGGCCCGGCCGAAATAGTGGCCAACTGCGATAACGGTATCCTTGTCGACGCCGCCAAGCCAGAGGAAATTGCTCGAGCACTGCAATCAATACTCGTAGACGATGCCAAATGGACACAGTTCTCCAACAATGGAATTAACGGCGTGCGTCAACACTATTCCTGGCGGGCACACGGTGAGAAAACCATGCAGCGGATAAGGCCGCTGCTGCCGGAGGTAATCTATCCAGCTAAACAGGCAGAGCCGCGGGCGATGTACCAGGCGCCGGTTTCCTTTGGACGGCGTCTGATGAACGTTGAACATCTCATGATCACTGATATAGACAACACCCTTGTTGGAGATAAAAAAAGCATGATGGATTTGTTTTCCCTGCTGCAGGAACACCGTGATGATATGGCCTGGGGTGTTGCCACCGGGCGCAGTCTGGAATTGACGATTGAGGCAATGACGGAACATAACTTTCTAATGCCGGACATCCTTATCTGTTCCGTGGGAACGGAAATCTATTACGGACCGGATCTACGGCATGATAAAGGATGGCAGCAGCATATTTCTTGGCAGTGGAAACCGGAAAAAATCAAGGCTGCACTGGCACCTTTTGACTTTCTTGTCTTTCAGGAAGCTGAGGGGCAACGGAGCCATAAGATCAGTTATTATCTGGAAGAAAAAGAAAATCGTCTTGCCATGGTTCGTGAACGCTTGCAGGAAATGAAACTGCGATGTCAGGTCATCTATTCGCACGGCCAGTTTTTGGATATTCTCCCTTTAAGAGCATCCAAGGGCAAGGCCATTAATTACCTCCGCTATAAATTTGATTTTTCACCCCGCCATGTGATGGTGGCCGGAGACTCGGGTAACGATGAGGATATGATTTCCGGTCCTGCCCGGGGATTGGTGGTTGGTAATCACAGCCAGGAACTGGAAAGTTTGCGTGGTAAGGCAAATATCTATTTTAGCAAGGCAAACTATGCTGCTGGTATTATTGACGGCCTAAAACATTACGGACTTATTTAG